In Hymenobacter gelipurpurascens, one DNA window encodes the following:
- a CDS encoding ABC transporter ATP-binding protein translates to MSFLKVSGISLQERGNDALQDVSFALQQFQKIAIAGETGAGKSTLLQVVAGLVRPDAGHVYFEGELMKDPAEKLIPGNPGIAYLSQQFELPKFLRVEQVLRYANKLPQAEADKLYEVCRISHLAMRRTDQLSGGERQRIALARLLLSSPKLLLLDEPFSNLDNAHKNILKTIIREVGEQLNITCILISHDPHDTLSWADEILVMQRGQIVQRGTPPQIYRQPVSEYAAALFGDYNLLAAPLAAAFTKQAGTRKKNRPMLVRPESFGLHPETGSGLPGTVRNVRFFGSYSEVEVALAGGTIRVKTAQASVAPTDEVSVSLSAESMWYV, encoded by the coding sequence ATGAGTTTTTTGAAAGTTTCGGGTATCAGCCTGCAGGAGCGGGGCAACGATGCCCTCCAGGACGTGAGCTTTGCCCTGCAGCAATTCCAGAAAATAGCCATAGCCGGCGAAACCGGTGCGGGCAAAAGCACGCTGCTGCAGGTAGTGGCTGGTTTGGTTCGGCCCGATGCGGGCCACGTGTATTTTGAAGGGGAGCTGATGAAAGACCCCGCCGAAAAGCTGATTCCGGGTAACCCCGGCATTGCCTACCTCTCGCAGCAGTTTGAGCTACCCAAGTTTCTGCGGGTAGAGCAGGTGCTGCGCTATGCCAACAAGCTGCCCCAGGCCGAGGCCGATAAGCTATACGAAGTCTGCCGCATCAGCCACTTGGCCATGCGCCGCACCGATCAGCTTTCGGGCGGGGAGCGGCAGCGCATTGCTCTGGCCCGGCTGCTGCTCTCGTCGCCGAAACTGCTACTGCTGGATGAGCCGTTCTCCAACCTCGATAATGCCCACAAAAACATCCTCAAAACCATCATCCGGGAAGTAGGCGAGCAGTTGAATATCACCTGCATCCTGATTTCGCACGACCCACACGATACGCTTTCCTGGGCCGATGAAATTCTGGTGATGCAGCGCGGCCAGATTGTGCAGCGAGGCACGCCGCCCCAGATTTACCGGCAACCCGTGAGCGAGTACGCGGCGGCCCTTTTCGGCGACTACAACCTGCTGGCAGCGCCGCTGGCAGCGGCCTTTACCAAGCAGGCCGGTACCCGGAAAAAGAACCGCCCCATGCTAGTGCGTCCCGAGAGCTTTGGGCTACACCCCGAAACCGGCAGCGGGCTTCCTGGCACTGTCAGGAACGTGCGGTTCTTCGGGAGCTACTCCGAAGTGGAGGTAGCGCTGGCCGGTGGTACTATTCGTGTGAAAACCGCCCAGGCCAGCGTGGCTCCTACTGATGAGGTTAGCGTTTCCCTCTCCGCCGAAAGCATGTGGTATGTGTAG